One part of the Bacteroidota bacterium genome encodes these proteins:
- a CDS encoding pinensin family lanthipeptide, whose product MKKKLNLQEIKVESFVTDLSVNEKKTIYGADTTPILATLAEVGVGCLVGIVSNLGGCTITATIILPTNSDEVTKIMTECGVGCGNMTNQCSQDCISNGHAECSKFPGLC is encoded by the coding sequence ATGAAAAAAAAATTAAATCTTCAGGAAATTAAAGTGGAAAGTTTTGTAACTGATTTATCAGTAAATGAAAAAAAAACCATTTATGGTGCCGATACAACTCCAATTTTGGCAACTTTAGCTGAAGTTGGAGTAGGATGTCTGGTAGGAATAGTTAGTAATCTTGGAGGGTGTACTATTACCGCAACAATTATATTACCAACAAATTCTGATGAGGTTACAAAAATCATGACGGAATGTGGAGTGGGCTGTGGCAATATGACCAACCAATGTTCCCAAGATTGCATATCTAATGGCCACGCAGAATGTTCAAAGTTTCCGGGTCTTTGCTAA
- a CDS encoding LytTR family transcriptional regulator, translating to MESNILPYRFFFAFPDAMGIKSIPYFEILYFIASSNYATIHLKNGNTILLSKPLSWIEERLPAKIFLRIHQSYLINLNYLNEYNRLERMVKIVNGMQIPVSVRQTSVLRKALLTPEFV from the coding sequence ATGGAAAGTAATATATTACCATACCGTTTTTTTTTCGCATTCCCAGATGCGATGGGAATTAAATCCATTCCTTATTTCGAAATTCTTTACTTTATAGCCAGTAGTAATTATGCTACCATACACCTTAAGAATGGCAATACTATTCTCCTCTCAAAACCCCTTTCCTGGATTGAAGAGCGCCTACCAGCCAAAATATTTCTTCGTATTCACCAATCGTATCTTATTAATTTAAATTATCTGAACGAGTATAACCGATTGGAAAGAATGGTAAAAATAGTAAATGGTATGCAAATACCTGTTTCTGTTAGACAAACAAGCGTACTTAGAAAAGCCCTCCTTACTCCCGAGTTTGTCTAG